One Nitrospina watsonii DNA segment encodes these proteins:
- a CDS encoding OmpA family protein translates to MNNITVLNKEKVNELLNLITQKENEVKEAKEAAWAARMSKRVGGSTQAEGKEDSEPEIGEIELEPGEIDPGIVKELEEAKANLKNLKSLYKETRDELKKISNDKGLLIKEVKRNRKELDRVKDLKDEVNRLKQEIDLKSGASYQQLEREITQKETKIAKLERIIKDATQDREDGKLPAEIIFELRMELNELLHEKEKLTIELEQSKDYSEELESKVQTLEDKQVSRQLEGQIAHEHRASFRTSFVSMEGFLVTYSDMITLLLAIFVMLFTMSNIDQNKFVEAISSFQEKQVRVTSHNVRLSSQEVEMLARVRELVKDNVHPEELVRGDVKTKLIRLKSEELFGPGQATLIPGAEETIFNAIKDELTQGVKQIQIEGHTDNVPINTEQFPSNWELSTSRAARVARYLIEELKFPSEYIVVSGYGEFRPLKPNNTDSNRAMNRRVEIKILKDKEVLKEENGKRQNGKTNSSESQPIKKT, encoded by the coding sequence ATGAACAACATTACCGTCCTAAACAAGGAAAAAGTCAATGAATTATTGAATTTAATCACTCAAAAGGAAAACGAGGTCAAAGAAGCGAAAGAAGCCGCGTGGGCCGCCCGCATGTCCAAGCGCGTCGGCGGCAGCACCCAAGCCGAAGGCAAGGAAGACTCCGAGCCGGAAATCGGGGAAATAGAATTAGAACCCGGCGAAATCGACCCTGGAATCGTCAAGGAGTTGGAAGAGGCCAAGGCCAATCTCAAAAACCTGAAAAGCCTCTATAAAGAAACGCGAGACGAGCTCAAGAAAATCAGCAACGACAAAGGCCTCCTGATCAAAGAAGTCAAACGCAACCGCAAGGAACTCGACCGGGTTAAAGACCTTAAGGACGAGGTCAATCGCCTCAAACAGGAAATCGATCTCAAATCCGGCGCTTCCTACCAGCAACTGGAACGGGAGATCACCCAGAAAGAAACCAAGATTGCAAAACTGGAACGCATCATCAAGGATGCCACCCAGGATCGGGAAGACGGCAAGCTGCCCGCCGAAATCATTTTTGAGCTGCGTATGGAGCTCAACGAACTGCTCCACGAAAAAGAAAAGCTCACCATCGAACTGGAGCAGAGCAAGGATTACAGCGAAGAGTTGGAGAGCAAGGTTCAAACTCTGGAAGACAAACAGGTTTCCCGCCAATTGGAAGGTCAGATCGCCCACGAGCACCGCGCCTCCTTCCGCACCTCGTTCGTTTCCATGGAAGGCTTTCTGGTCACCTACAGCGACATGATCACCCTGCTGCTGGCGATCTTTGTCATGTTGTTCACCATGTCCAATATCGACCAGAACAAGTTTGTGGAAGCCATTTCTTCGTTTCAGGAGAAGCAAGTACGGGTCACGTCCCACAACGTCCGCCTTTCGAGTCAGGAAGTCGAGATGCTCGCCCGCGTGCGGGAACTGGTGAAGGACAATGTCCATCCGGAAGAACTGGTGCGCGGCGATGTGAAAACCAAATTGATCCGGTTGAAGTCCGAGGAATTGTTTGGGCCGGGCCAGGCTACCTTGATCCCCGGCGCCGAAGAAACCATTTTTAACGCGATCAAGGACGAACTGACGCAGGGGGTCAAACAAATCCAGATTGAAGGGCATACGGACAACGTTCCCATCAATACCGAACAGTTTCCTTCCAACTGGGAACTCTCCACCTCGCGCGCGGCGCGGGTGGCGCGCTACCTGATCGAGGAACTCAAATTTCCTTCTGAATACATTGTGGTTTCCGGCTACGGCGAGTTTCGTCCGTTGAAACCCAATAACACCGATTCCAACCGGGCCATGAACCGGCGCGTTGAAATCAAGATTCTCAAAGACAAGGAAGTTTTGAAAGAAGAGAACGGCAAGCGGCAAAACGGCAAGACCAATTCCTCGGAATCGCAACCCATCAAAAAAACCTGA
- a CDS encoding MFS transporter encodes MGRSQVLNAGRRIRDGGWRGGMENNPKLLKNKLYWVGILYFAEGFPLGVFYDVFPVHLRQQGVDLWQIGFMSLLGLAWTLKFLWAPAVDYVRHHRRWIFLMDVLMGAVMLVFAVLLDFGPWVWLAIGLFTIFSATSDIAIDAYTIEMLNKDELGLANGIRNGMYRVGMLASGFILVLADWLSWSATYLAGALILVACGIVCLMAPPEQSYQTRSERSVLAEFRMIMRYPYALALIFVLGVIGFGLVDMKLEISGDRPYLWPALASIGIAVVAGSHYWTGRRRTSENSVRNDLNEGPMFGAFFELIQRPYIIPVIIFILIYKLADTSMGFMVKPFWVDAGFSATEIGMVSVNIGLGLSIVGGLVGGWFTDRFGIFKGIWVLGLLQALSNLGYAGVAAVIPPPQEGVAMALQFKAMMYGASVLESFTGGLGSAAFLAFLMAIVSKKRSASEYALLSSIFAFSRSIAGWAGGFGAEAMGYASYFTLTFFLAFPAYLLLPWVKRMLETPRDWD; translated from the coding sequence ATGGGACGATCGCAGGTTTTGAATGCAGGCAGACGCATCCGCGACGGCGGCTGGCGGGGGGGCATGGAAAATAATCCCAAACTATTGAAAAACAAGTTGTACTGGGTCGGTATCCTGTATTTCGCCGAGGGTTTTCCGCTGGGCGTGTTTTACGATGTGTTTCCCGTCCACCTGCGCCAGCAGGGGGTGGATCTGTGGCAGATCGGGTTCATGAGCCTCCTCGGCCTGGCGTGGACGCTCAAGTTTCTGTGGGCGCCGGCGGTGGATTATGTACGCCACCACCGCCGTTGGATTTTTCTCATGGACGTGCTGATGGGCGCGGTCATGCTGGTGTTTGCGGTGCTCCTCGATTTCGGTCCCTGGGTGTGGCTGGCCATCGGCCTGTTCACGATCTTTTCGGCGACCAGCGACATCGCCATCGATGCCTACACCATCGAGATGCTCAACAAAGACGAGCTGGGTCTCGCCAACGGTATCCGCAACGGCATGTACCGGGTGGGCATGCTGGCTTCGGGTTTCATTCTGGTGCTCGCCGACTGGCTGTCCTGGAGCGCCACCTACCTTGCCGGAGCCCTGATCCTTGTCGCCTGCGGCATCGTGTGTTTGATGGCGCCGCCGGAGCAGTCTTACCAGACGCGCTCGGAACGGTCCGTGCTGGCGGAATTCAGGATGATCATGCGTTACCCTTATGCGCTGGCCCTGATTTTTGTGCTGGGGGTGATCGGGTTCGGCCTCGTTGACATGAAGCTGGAAATTTCTGGCGACCGTCCCTATCTGTGGCCGGCGCTGGCTTCCATTGGGATCGCCGTGGTTGCAGGCAGTCATTACTGGACTGGCCGCCGCCGAACCAGTGAAAACTCCGTCCGCAACGATCTGAATGAAGGCCCGATGTTCGGTGCGTTTTTCGAGTTGATCCAGCGTCCGTACATCATTCCCGTCATCATTTTTATCCTGATCTACAAACTGGCGGATACATCCATGGGATTCATGGTGAAGCCCTTCTGGGTGGATGCGGGATTTTCCGCCACCGAGATTGGCATGGTTTCGGTCAACATCGGTTTGGGCCTGTCCATCGTGGGCGGGTTGGTGGGCGGCTGGTTCACCGACCGCTTTGGGATTTTCAAAGGCATCTGGGTACTGGGGCTGTTGCAGGCTTTATCAAACCTGGGCTATGCCGGAGTGGCCGCAGTCATCCCGCCGCCGCAAGAGGGGGTCGCCATGGCCCTCCAGTTCAAGGCCATGATGTATGGCGCCAGTGTGCTGGAGTCGTTCACCGGAGGGCTGGGGTCGGCGGCCTTCCTGGCGTTCCTGATGGCCATCGTCAGCAAAAAACGCTCGGCCTCGGAATACGCGTTGTTGTCGTCGATCTTCGCATTCAGCCGTTCCATTGCCGGATGGGCGGGCGGGTTTGGGGCCGAGGCCATGGGCTATGCGTCGTACTTCACGCTGACTTTTTTCCTCGCGTTTCCCGCCTACCTGTTGCTGCCCTGGGTGAAACGCATGCTGGAGACCCCGCGCGACTGGGATTGA
- a CDS encoding YqiA/YcfP family alpha/beta fold hydrolase: protein MKTVYIYCHGFASSPGSQKATAFAQRFRERGKELIVPDLEDGDFRKITISRQVEKITGVLNTFSDAKVGLIGSSMGGYLAALVAQMRQEVAAQYLMCPGFHFLERWQERVARDYPDVNGLPAAITVYHYRYDRPLELDTGIFEDARKWDTRVLDRSLPTRIVHGVHDDTVPIQQSRDFAADRSWASLVELDSDHGLLSHMDWIVEDCLKFFAREGV, encoded by the coding sequence ATGAAAACCGTTTACATTTATTGTCATGGATTCGCCTCCAGCCCCGGTTCCCAAAAAGCCACCGCCTTCGCCCAACGCTTCCGTGAGCGGGGCAAGGAATTGATCGTGCCGGACCTCGAAGATGGGGACTTCCGAAAAATCACCATTTCTAGGCAGGTTGAAAAAATTACGGGTGTGTTGAATACTTTTTCCGATGCCAAAGTCGGCTTGATTGGCAGCAGCATGGGGGGGTATCTCGCGGCACTGGTGGCGCAGATGCGGCAAGAGGTGGCGGCTCAGTACCTTATGTGCCCCGGCTTTCATTTTCTGGAGCGTTGGCAGGAGCGGGTGGCGCGGGATTACCCGGATGTGAACGGACTGCCGGCTGCCATCACGGTTTACCATTACCGCTACGATCGACCGCTGGAGTTGGATACGGGGATATTTGAAGATGCCCGCAAGTGGGACACGCGGGTGCTGGACCGGTCTCTGCCAACTCGCATCGTGCATGGCGTGCACGACGACACGGTGCCGATTCAGCAATCGCGTGATTTCGCAGCCGATCGTTCCTGGGCCTCGCTGGTTGAACTGGATTCGGACCACGGCCTGTTGTCGCACATGGACTGGATCGTCGAGGATTGTTTGAAATTTTTTGCCCGGGAAGGCGTGTGA
- a CDS encoding response regulator transcription factor → MTEPSKAKKGFRRYTILVVDDDPSIVTLVKQQIDQDKYKIISTDDGESAEAIIRSRCPDLVLLDINIPGKNGLEVCRSLRGDKDTQNLPIIILSGRKEQVDRNLGLEFGADDYVTKPFNSQELLLRVNNVLKRVYGSQARNDSLTHGALTVDFGKHEVRVKNKVIQLTLTEFKLLSSLLDNLGQVKTRDYLMEHVWEHGEGVFSRTIDTHIQRLRNKLKEAGKYIETIRGIGYRFKI, encoded by the coding sequence ATGACCGAACCCAGTAAGGCCAAAAAAGGATTCCGACGCTACACCATCCTCGTGGTTGACGACGACCCGTCCATCGTGACGCTGGTCAAGCAGCAGATCGATCAGGACAAGTACAAAATCATTTCGACGGACGATGGCGAGTCGGCGGAAGCCATCATCCGCTCCCGTTGCCCCGACCTCGTGCTGCTTGATATCAACATTCCCGGAAAGAACGGCCTTGAAGTGTGCCGCAGTCTGCGTGGAGATAAAGACACACAGAATCTGCCCATCATCATTCTTTCCGGACGCAAGGAGCAGGTGGACCGGAACCTGGGCCTGGAGTTCGGAGCGGACGATTACGTCACCAAACCGTTCAATTCCCAGGAACTTTTATTACGAGTCAACAATGTCCTGAAAAGGGTCTATGGTTCGCAAGCCCGAAACGACTCCCTGACCCATGGTGCGCTCACCGTGGACTTTGGAAAGCATGAGGTTCGGGTGAAAAATAAAGTCATTCAATTGACCCTTACCGAATTCAAACTTCTGTCTTCCTTATTAGACAATTTGGGCCAGGTAAAAACACGGGATTACCTGATGGAGCACGTTTGGGAGCATGGAGAAGGTGTCTTTTCCCGAACTATTGATACCCATATTCAACGCCTTCGGAACAAGCTGAAGGAGGCAGGCAAATACATTGAAACCATCCGGGGCATTGGATACCGCTTTAAAATTTAG
- a CDS encoding helix-turn-helix domain-containing protein: MIEKIGKDNPSPESNPQMESVGGRLRYWRKLSSLRLVDLAATINVSQGSLSDLENDKSLPSATTLTGLCRKTDVNICWLLTGAGEMIKEKDAVDKDVSAFKEVVRLMTDNDFKRTVHRLVKIFERGTPTQKAQIKGFLAGVETD, encoded by the coding sequence ATGATTGAAAAAATTGGCAAAGACAATCCGAGTCCCGAGAGCAATCCGCAGATGGAGTCTGTGGGGGGGCGGCTGCGCTACTGGAGAAAACTGTCGTCTCTCCGGTTGGTGGATCTGGCTGCGACCATCAATGTTTCGCAGGGCTCTTTATCCGATCTGGAAAACGACAAATCGTTGCCTTCGGCCACCACTCTCACCGGCTTGTGCCGGAAAACCGACGTCAACATCTGCTGGTTGCTGACCGGTGCGGGAGAGATGATCAAGGAGAAGGATGCGGTGGACAAGGATGTTTCCGCGTTCAAGGAAGTCGTGCGTCTGATGACCGACAACGATTTCAAGCGCACCGTGCACCGTCTCGTAAAAATCTTTGAACGGGGTACTCCGACGCAGAAGGCCCAGATCAAAGGCTTTCTGGCTGGAGTCGAGACCGATTGA
- a CDS encoding tetratricopeptide repeat protein, protein MRHSAFKLFLFMWIVACGGPGTVSAADDAEAAIEQANALYMESRYADAIAMYETLIAEGFDNGYLHYNLGNAYFREGHLGRAILHYLKAQQRLPRDEKIEANLLFALQQTEDRMSWHVPGFLTTVFFWLKDVTLREHLWALLAVNLVLWMTQAFRVVRRTAGTQLARNIALGVLGLVLISTVARVAYDSGHRYAVVLAENVAVYAEKGSEQPILFRLHEGAAGVITKEESGWYHIILPDDSAGWVRIQDNQIGT, encoded by the coding sequence ATGCGTCATTCCGCTTTCAAACTATTCCTGTTCATGTGGATCGTGGCCTGCGGAGGGCCGGGCACTGTGAGCGCTGCAGACGATGCGGAGGCGGCAATCGAACAGGCCAACGCGCTGTACATGGAGAGCCGTTACGCCGATGCCATTGCAATGTATGAAACTTTGATCGCGGAAGGCTTCGACAACGGCTACCTCCATTACAACCTGGGCAACGCTTATTTTCGCGAAGGCCACCTGGGCCGCGCCATCCTCCATTACCTGAAAGCGCAGCAACGCCTGCCGCGAGACGAAAAGATTGAAGCCAACCTGTTGTTCGCGCTCCAGCAAACTGAAGACCGGATGAGCTGGCACGTCCCCGGTTTTTTGACCACGGTGTTCTTCTGGCTGAAAGACGTGACCCTGCGGGAACACTTGTGGGCCCTGTTGGCCGTCAACCTGGTGTTATGGATGACGCAGGCTTTCCGCGTTGTCCGCCGGACAGCCGGGACCCAGTTGGCACGCAACATCGCGCTCGGCGTGCTGGGCCTGGTCCTCATTTCCACGGTGGCGCGTGTGGCGTACGATAGCGGTCACCGTTATGCGGTGGTCCTTGCGGAAAACGTGGCGGTGTATGCCGAGAAGGGTTCAGAACAACCCATTTTGTTCCGGCTCCATGAAGGAGCGGCCGGTGTGATCACGAAGGAAGAAAGCGGGTGGTATCACATCATCCTGCCGGATGATTCCGCGGGGTGGGTCCGGATACAGGACAACCAGATTGGAACCTGA
- a CDS encoding BatD family protein — protein MRSWVYKFKTTPRWIRFLFLTAALLSAPVAVSAADIRVAASVDNTEITLEDVFNLKVVVEGTQQAPEPEPPTLPDFKIRSGGRSSSLQVINGQRTASTTFSYQLIPTQPGNFTIGPFTLKIDGNPYITAPIQITVRKQESSAPSESVVFAEVSVPTHQPYVNELLPLTLKVYRKVDVRNVNVELPLDAFRKQELGPPKQYHRVLKGVRYDVYEWNMALYPLRPGKATVPPALIELDVVEQKPSERKRPLDPFFNDPFFQSPFFQNQYQLKHKILRTEPIELDVLPLPETNRPDPFSNLVGQFKIDATLSRTQLDQGDTLTLTVTVEGEGNPQDAVLHLPDAGALFKVYPDQPQFTRSGGDDTIAGKKVFKYALVPLASGTLTFPAIRLAYFDPRAHTYRTVHSEPLSLTVTPVENAASLQTVEPQTGAPDVRPSLQSPVEDINPIHTRREDFSDQSTGSGFWIPVALGLLLPPAAFLIFARLHRQRQRLQFDTAYKRRVTAFTQAEQRLNRLAAECNGDDRKTVQELSQIVRAYIGDRLNLQGTAFTPGEVEEQLRNRNFKEEQITATRQLLDKYEILQYAAGQHSDPETLLAESRRLLETLEAA, from the coding sequence AGCGGTCTCGGCGGCGGACATCCGCGTAGCCGCTTCGGTGGACAACACCGAAATCACTCTGGAAGACGTGTTCAACCTGAAGGTCGTGGTGGAAGGAACCCAACAGGCGCCCGAACCGGAGCCCCCCACCCTGCCCGATTTCAAAATCCGTTCCGGCGGTCGCTCTTCATCGCTCCAGGTCATCAACGGACAACGCACCGCTTCGACCACGTTCAGCTATCAATTGATCCCGACGCAACCCGGCAACTTCACCATCGGCCCCTTCACCCTGAAGATCGACGGCAATCCCTACATCACCGCACCGATTCAAATCACTGTACGCAAGCAGGAATCTTCCGCACCGTCGGAGTCGGTGGTCTTCGCCGAAGTCTCAGTGCCGACGCACCAGCCCTACGTCAATGAGTTGTTGCCGTTGACGCTGAAAGTTTACCGCAAAGTCGATGTGCGCAATGTCAACGTGGAGCTGCCGCTGGACGCGTTCCGCAAGCAAGAACTGGGGCCGCCCAAGCAATACCATCGGGTGTTGAAAGGCGTGCGTTACGACGTGTATGAATGGAACATGGCGCTCTACCCGCTGCGGCCGGGCAAGGCCACCGTTCCCCCCGCACTCATCGAGCTCGATGTGGTCGAGCAAAAACCCTCGGAACGCAAACGGCCTCTCGATCCGTTTTTCAATGATCCATTTTTCCAAAGCCCGTTCTTCCAGAATCAGTATCAGTTGAAACACAAAATTCTGAGGACCGAGCCGATCGAACTCGACGTGCTGCCCCTGCCGGAGACCAACCGGCCCGATCCCTTTTCCAATCTGGTCGGTCAGTTCAAGATCGATGCGACGCTCAGCCGCACGCAACTGGACCAGGGCGACACCCTGACCCTGACGGTCACCGTTGAAGGCGAAGGCAACCCCCAGGACGCCGTCCTGCACCTGCCCGACGCGGGGGCCCTGTTTAAAGTGTACCCCGATCAACCCCAGTTCACGCGCAGCGGCGGGGACGACACCATTGCGGGCAAAAAAGTGTTCAAGTACGCGCTGGTGCCCTTGGCATCGGGAACCCTCACCTTCCCCGCGATCCGGCTGGCATACTTCGATCCCCGCGCGCACACGTATCGGACCGTTCACAGCGAACCGTTGAGCCTGACCGTGACGCCTGTCGAAAATGCGGCCTCCCTGCAAACCGTGGAACCGCAGACGGGCGCGCCCGATGTCCGCCCGTCGTTGCAGTCACCGGTCGAAGATATCAACCCCATCCACACGCGCAGGGAGGATTTCAGCGATCAGAGTACAGGCAGCGGCTTCTGGATCCCGGTGGCCCTCGGTTTGTTGCTGCCCCCGGCGGCGTTTTTGATTTTCGCCCGCCTCCACCGCCAGCGGCAACGGCTCCAGTTCGACACCGCCTACAAGCGCCGGGTGACCGCCTTCACACAGGCCGAACAACGCCTGAACCGGCTGGCGGCAGAGTGCAACGGGGATGACCGGAAAACAGTGCAGGAATTGTCGCAGATCGTGCGCGCCTACATCGGCGACCGGCTGAACCTGCAGGGCACCGCCTTCACCCCCGGCGAAGTCGAAGAGCAACTGCGGAATCGAAACTTTAAAGAAGAACAGATCACGGCAACGCGGCAGCTTCTTGATAAATACGAAATCCTGCAATACGCCGCCGGGCAGCATTCCGATCCCGAGACACTGCTGGCCGAGTCGCGGCGCCTGCTGGAAACACTCGAGGCTGCGTGA